Proteins encoded in a region of the Perca fluviatilis chromosome 8, GENO_Pfluv_1.0, whole genome shotgun sequence genome:
- the LOC120564790 gene encoding protein arginine N-methyltransferase 8-B isoform X2 → MGIKHSSRCMLLRRKMAESESTEQPQPRPIRIIPSQSAQPTSLPKPVPSIQHASRPPLPPHTPHAASLPSCPGRGKMSKFLSPEEMTSRDYYFDSYAHFGIHEEMLKDEVRTLTYRNAMYHNKHVFKDKIVLDVGSGTGILSMFAAKAGAKHVYGIECSSISEYSERIIKANHLDSVITIFKGKVEEVELPVDKVDIIIAEWMGYCLFYESMLNTVIFARDKWLKPGGLMFPDRASLYVVAIEDRQYKDFKIHWWENVYGFDMTCIRNVAMKEPLVDVVDPKQVVTNSCLIKTDQAAVPCMSKAARLVHLIVLLVTVTFLSPQLIGRLSPVSPLSW, encoded by the exons ATGGGAATTAAGCACTCGTCCCGCTGCATGCTCCTCAGGAGAAAAATGGCGGAGTCTGAGAGCACTGAG CAACCACAGCCACGGCCAATTCGTATAATTCCATCCCAGTCGGCACAGCCCACCTCGTTGCCCAAGCCGGTGCCTTCCATCCAGCACGCCTCACGGCCTCCTCTGCCGCCACATACGCCCCATGCTGCCAGCCTTCCCAGCTGTCCTGGGCGGGGGAAGATGTCCAAATTTCTTAGCCCAGAGGAGATGACCTCACGAGACTACTACTTTGACTCTTATGCCCACTTTGGTATACATGAG GAGATGCTGAAGGACGAAGTGAGGACGCTAACCTACAGGAACGCCATGTACCACAACAAGCACGTCTTCAAGGACAAAATAGTGCTGGATGTTGGAAGCGGGACTGGGATCCTGTCCATGTTCGCGGCCAAAGCGGGGGCAAAGCACGTGTATGGG ATTGAATGTTCCAGTATATCCGAGTACTCAGAGAGGATCATCAAGGCCAACCACCTCGACAGCG TGATCACCATCTTCAAAGGCAAGGTGGAAGAGGTGGAGCTTCCTGTTGACAAGGTTGACATCATCATAGCTGAGTGGATGGGCTACTGCCTCTTCTATGAATCCATGCTCAACACCGTCATCTTTGCCAGGGACAAGTGGCtg AAACCCGGTGGATTAATGTTTCCTGACCGTGCCTCTCTGTACGTGGTGGCCATAGAGGACAGGCAGTACAAAGACTTCAAAATACATT GGTGGGAGAACGTGTATGGCTTCGACATGACCTGTATCCGTAATGTTGCCATGAAAGAACCACTGGTGGACGTAGTGGACCCTAAACAGGTGGTGACCAACTCCTGCCTCATCAAG ACTGATCAGGCTGCTGTGCCATGCATGTCAAAAGCAGCCCGTCTCGTCCACCTGATTGTGCTTCTTGTCACAGTGACCTTCTTATCTCCGCAATTGATTGGACGGCTCTCCCCTGTCTCACCTCTGTCCTGGTAA
- the LOC120564790 gene encoding protein arginine N-methyltransferase 8-B isoform X1 gives MGIKHSSRCMLLRRKMAESESTEQPQPRPIRIIPSQSAQPTSLPKPVPSIQHASRPPLPPHTPHAASLPSCPGRGKMSKFLSPEEMTSRDYYFDSYAHFGIHEEMLKDEVRTLTYRNAMYHNKHVFKDKIVLDVGSGTGILSMFAAKAGAKHVYGIECSSISEYSERIIKANHLDSVITIFKGKVEEVELPVDKVDIIIAEWMGYCLFYESMLNTVIFARDKWLKPGGLMFPDRASLYVVAIEDRQYKDFKIHWWENVYGFDMTCIRNVAMKEPLVDVVDPKQVVTNSCLIKEVDIYTVKTEDLSFTSAFCLQVQRNDYIHALVTYFNIEFTKCHKKTGFSTAPDAQYTHWKQTVFYLEDYLTVRRGEEIVGSIDMKPNEKNIRDLDFTFELDFKGQLCEAAISHDYKMR, from the exons ATGGGAATTAAGCACTCGTCCCGCTGCATGCTCCTCAGGAGAAAAATGGCGGAGTCTGAGAGCACTGAG CAACCACAGCCACGGCCAATTCGTATAATTCCATCCCAGTCGGCACAGCCCACCTCGTTGCCCAAGCCGGTGCCTTCCATCCAGCACGCCTCACGGCCTCCTCTGCCGCCACATACGCCCCATGCTGCCAGCCTTCCCAGCTGTCCTGGGCGGGGGAAGATGTCCAAATTTCTTAGCCCAGAGGAGATGACCTCACGAGACTACTACTTTGACTCTTATGCCCACTTTGGTATACATGAG GAGATGCTGAAGGACGAAGTGAGGACGCTAACCTACAGGAACGCCATGTACCACAACAAGCACGTCTTCAAGGACAAAATAGTGCTGGATGTTGGAAGCGGGACTGGGATCCTGTCCATGTTCGCGGCCAAAGCGGGGGCAAAGCACGTGTATGGG ATTGAATGTTCCAGTATATCCGAGTACTCAGAGAGGATCATCAAGGCCAACCACCTCGACAGCG TGATCACCATCTTCAAAGGCAAGGTGGAAGAGGTGGAGCTTCCTGTTGACAAGGTTGACATCATCATAGCTGAGTGGATGGGCTACTGCCTCTTCTATGAATCCATGCTCAACACCGTCATCTTTGCCAGGGACAAGTGGCtg AAACCCGGTGGATTAATGTTTCCTGACCGTGCCTCTCTGTACGTGGTGGCCATAGAGGACAGGCAGTACAAAGACTTCAAAATACATT GGTGGGAGAACGTGTATGGCTTCGACATGACCTGTATCCGTAATGTTGCCATGAAAGAACCACTGGTGGACGTAGTGGACCCTAAACAGGTGGTGACCAACTCCTGCCTCATCAAG GAGGTGGACATCTACACAGTGAAGACTGAGGACCTCTCATTTACCTCAGCGTTCTGCCTGCAGGTCCAAAGGAATGACTACATCCATGCACTGGTCACTTACTTCAACATTGAGTTCACCAAGTGTCACAAGAAGACTGGTTTCTCCACCG cacCAGATGCTCAATACACCCACTGGAAGCAGACAGTGTTTTACCTGGAGGACTATTTGACGGtgcggagaggagaggagatcgTCGGCAGCATTGACATGAAGCCTAATGAGAAAAACATT CGAGACTTGGACTTTACCTTCGAGCTGGATTTCAAAGGACAGCTGTGTGAAGCGGCCATATCCCACGACTACAAGATGCGTTAA
- the LOC120564790 gene encoding protein arginine N-methyltransferase 8-B isoform X3, translated as MSKFLSPEEMTSRDYYFDSYAHFGIHEEMLKDEVRTLTYRNAMYHNKHVFKDKIVLDVGSGTGILSMFAAKAGAKHVYGIECSSISEYSERIIKANHLDSVITIFKGKVEEVELPVDKVDIIIAEWMGYCLFYESMLNTVIFARDKWLKPGGLMFPDRASLYVVAIEDRQYKDFKIHWWENVYGFDMTCIRNVAMKEPLVDVVDPKQVVTNSCLIKEVDIYTVKTEDLSFTSAFCLQVQRNDYIHALVTYFNIEFTKCHKKTGFSTAPDAQYTHWKQTVFYLEDYLTVRRGEEIVGSIDMKPNEKNIRDLDFTFELDFKGQLCEAAISHDYKMR; from the exons ATGTCCAAATTTCTTAGCCCAGAGGAGATGACCTCACGAGACTACTACTTTGACTCTTATGCCCACTTTGGTATACATGAG GAGATGCTGAAGGACGAAGTGAGGACGCTAACCTACAGGAACGCCATGTACCACAACAAGCACGTCTTCAAGGACAAAATAGTGCTGGATGTTGGAAGCGGGACTGGGATCCTGTCCATGTTCGCGGCCAAAGCGGGGGCAAAGCACGTGTATGGG ATTGAATGTTCCAGTATATCCGAGTACTCAGAGAGGATCATCAAGGCCAACCACCTCGACAGCG TGATCACCATCTTCAAAGGCAAGGTGGAAGAGGTGGAGCTTCCTGTTGACAAGGTTGACATCATCATAGCTGAGTGGATGGGCTACTGCCTCTTCTATGAATCCATGCTCAACACCGTCATCTTTGCCAGGGACAAGTGGCtg AAACCCGGTGGATTAATGTTTCCTGACCGTGCCTCTCTGTACGTGGTGGCCATAGAGGACAGGCAGTACAAAGACTTCAAAATACATT GGTGGGAGAACGTGTATGGCTTCGACATGACCTGTATCCGTAATGTTGCCATGAAAGAACCACTGGTGGACGTAGTGGACCCTAAACAGGTGGTGACCAACTCCTGCCTCATCAAG GAGGTGGACATCTACACAGTGAAGACTGAGGACCTCTCATTTACCTCAGCGTTCTGCCTGCAGGTCCAAAGGAATGACTACATCCATGCACTGGTCACTTACTTCAACATTGAGTTCACCAAGTGTCACAAGAAGACTGGTTTCTCCACCG cacCAGATGCTCAATACACCCACTGGAAGCAGACAGTGTTTTACCTGGAGGACTATTTGACGGtgcggagaggagaggagatcgTCGGCAGCATTGACATGAAGCCTAATGAGAAAAACATT CGAGACTTGGACTTTACCTTCGAGCTGGATTTCAAAGGACAGCTGTGTGAAGCGGCCATATCCCACGACTACAAGATGCGTTAA